A window from Cydia amplana chromosome 12, ilCydAmpl1.1, whole genome shotgun sequence encodes these proteins:
- the LOC134652830 gene encoding 5-hydroxytryptamine receptor: MNNSLLIQRLNESNNDVDTTTEWLLANCSWTDAVAWGCNGTSANVTDSNVTSLVLMAVTSVVLAGVILATIVGNVFVIAAIIIERNLQNVANYLVASLAVADLMVACLVMPLGAVYEVSQGWILGPELCDMWTSSDVLCSSASILHLVAIATDRYWAVTDVDYMHNRNERRIFTMIVLVWGAALVVSLAPQLGWKDPDYLARITQQQKCLVSQDLAYQIFATMSTFYVPLAVILILYWKIFQTARRRIRRRTEPPPPRSTSADGSTTPGRPVQSARDRRFVKKRFLNLKKCNQRTRTEALAASLLLTEGQSTSTVDTLDEEPRTTAFTINEKAPSVSPEKSSSTVTNGSKAERAIVPAPSHREKKESLEAKRERKAAKTLAIITGAFVICWLPFFIMALVMPICSSCVISDYLASFFLWLGYFNSTLNPVIYTIFSPDFRQAFARILFGTHRRGRNKKF, encoded by the exons ATGACGTCGACACAACGACGGAATGGTTACTCGCGAACTGCTCGTGGACGGACGCGGTGGCATGGGGCTGTAACGGCACCAGCGCCAACGTCACAGACTCCAACGTCACGTCGCTCGTCCTCATGGCGGTCACCTCCGTGGTGTTGGCGGGGGTCATCCTCGCCACTATAGTTG GTAACGTGTTCGTGATAGCAGCAATAATAATTGAGAGAAACCTCCAGAACGTGGCCAACTATCTGGTCGCATCGCTCGCCGTGGCCGACCTGATGGTGGCGTGTCTAGTCATGCCACTGGGAGCTGTATATGAA GTAAGCCAGGGCTGGATCCTGGGCCCCGAGCTGTGCGACATGTGGACCTCCAGCGACGTGCTCTGCAGCTCCGCTTCCATACTTCACCTCGTCGCTATAGCTACTGATAG GTACTGGGCTGTGACGGATGTCGACTACATGCACAACCGCAACGAGCGGCGCATCTTCACGATGATCGTGCTGGTGTGGGGCGCCGCGCTCGTGGTCTCTCTCGCCCCGCAGCTCGGATGGAAGGACCCCGACTACCTCGCCCGTATCACCCAGCAGCAGAAGTGCCTCGTCAGTCAAGACCTAGCCTACCAAATCTTCGCCACTATGTCCACCTTCTACGTGCCGCTTGCCGTCATCCTTATCCTTTATTGGAAGATCTTCCAAACAGCCCGACGACGAATCAGAAGGAGGACTGAACCACCACCCCCACGCTCGACGTCAGCTGATGGCAGTACGACTCCTGGTAGACCAGTACAATCCGCCAGAGACAGGCGCTTTGTAAAGAAAAGGTTCCTCAACTTAAAGAAGTGCAATCAACGCACGCGGACCGAAGCGCTAGCCGCTTCGCTTCTCCTCACTGAAGGCCAAAGCACTTCCACTGTAGATACCTTGGACGAGGAACCTCGTACAACTGCGTTCACGATCAACGAAAAAGCGCCTTCCGTTTCGCCTGAGAAGTCTTCCTCGACCGTTACGAATGGGTCGAAAGCGGAGCGCGCTATCGTTCCCGCTCCCTCGCATAGGGAAAAGAAGGAGTCGCTAGAAGCTAAGAGAGAGAGGAAAGCAGCTAAAACGCTAGCGATCATAACAGGGGCCTTCGTGATCTGCTGGCTACCTTTCTTCATCATGGCGTTAGTGATGCCTATTTGTTCTTCTTGCGTGATCAGTGATTACTTGGCCAGCTTCTTCCTCTGGCTCGGCTATTTCAACTCGACGCTCAACCCGGTTATCTACACAATCTTCAGCCCCGACTTCCGCCAGGCCTTCGCCCGAATCCTCTTCGGCACTCACCGTCGAGGCCGCAATAAAAAATTCTAA